Part of the Desulfurispira natronophila genome is shown below.
CACATCTCGATTTCGCCACAGCCCTCAGTCAGTTGACTCTTGCCCAACAGCCGCTCCTGTAGACTCCACCAAGCAGTAAGCAATGGCGTGCTGGGATGTGTGGGAAAGAGAGAGGTGCACCCGATACTGGCTTTTATCACCATAAGATTCCAGATTACCATAAAAGCCCAGGTGGGGACAGCCCAGTTCATCGTGAACTACTTCAATATCCTTGAGACGGCAGTTACGCAGCCCGGTGCCAATGGCCTTGAGAAAAGCTTCTTTGGCGGCAAAGCGCGCAGCAAAACGCTCCTGACTGTTCACCGAGGCAGAGGCGTACTGAATTTCACCGGCAGTAAAGACCCGCTCGAGAAAGTGCACCTTCATGCCGTCAAAGCGCTCCACTGCCACCATATCCACACCAATGCCTACAATCATGTGCGCTGCTTCCCCAGCACCGCCCTGTCGACACACTGGCGCATCTGGCGCACCGCCGCTTCCATGCCTACGAAGATCGCACGGGACACAATACTGTGGCCAATATTAAGCTCATTCATACCATCGATAGCCGCAATAGGAGCTACATTGGCGTAGTTCAGTCCGTGGCCAGCATTGAGCTGCAACCCTTGATCCAGCGCCAAAGCCGAAGCTTGTACAATACGCTGCAGCTCATGCCGAAACTCGGCATCACTGCCAGCATCAGCATAGTGCCCGGTGTGAATCTCCACCGCTTGGGCAC
Proteins encoded:
- the acpS gene encoding holo-ACP synthase — encoded protein: MIVGIGVDMVAVERFDGMKVHFLERVFTAGEIQYASASVNSQERFAARFAAKEAFLKAIGTGLRNCRLKDIEVVHDELGCPHLGFYGNLESYGDKSQYRVHLSLSHTSQHAIAYCLVESTGAAVGQESTD